Proteins encoded in a region of the Pangasianodon hypophthalmus isolate fPanHyp1 chromosome 21, fPanHyp1.pri, whole genome shotgun sequence genome:
- the sri gene encoding sorcin: MSFPGYGAPAAGYPGGFPGGFPGQQQDPLFGYFTAIAGQDGQISAEELQACLTQANFSGGYKPFNLETCRLMIAMLDRDMSGTMGFPEFKELWAVLNGWKQHFLSIDKDMSGTVDPQEMHQAVSSMGYRLSPQAMNCIIRRYSTQGKITFDDYVACCVKLRSLTDIFRRRDQAQNGTASFQYDDFIQCTMST, encoded by the exons atgagtttCCCAGGGTATGGAGCTCCCGCCGCTGGATATCCAGGAGGG TTTCCAGGAGGATTCCCCGGCCAGCAGCAGGATCCTCTCTTTGGATACTTTACTGCCATTGCTGGCCAG gaTGGACAGATATCTGCTGAAGAGCTCCAGGCCTGTTTAACCCAGGCAAACTTCTCTGGAGGCTACAAAC CTTTCAACTTGGAGACCTGCAGGTTGATGATCGCCATGCTTGAT CGTGACATGTCAGGCACCATGGGCTTTCCTGAGTTTAAGGAGCTGTGGGCGGTGCTTAATGGCTGGAAGCAGCACTTCCTATCTATCGACAAAGACATGAGCGGGACGGTGGACCCACAGGAAATGCACCAAGCTGTTTCCTCGATGG GCTATAGGCTGAGTCCTCAAGCCATGAACTGTATCATAAGGCGCTACAGCACTCAGGGAAAGATCACCTTTGATGATTATGTTGCGTGCTGTGTCAAACTAAGGAGCCTGACTG ATATTTTCCGCAGGAGGGACCAGGCGCAAAATGGAACCGCTTCATTTCAGTATGACGAC tttatcCAGTGCACTATGAGCACCTGA
- the LOC113543357 gene encoding uncharacterized protein LOC113543357, with amino-acid sequence MHHQNQHCSLSDRQRICCHSLTRHHGGFEYDSTRQQQKEDTNVPGTQECPTVCYYAGDSELTHAYIQNETDSCLSDSGSDFGEMCHQQDIHDVLMDPCLQTCAGREHNPEVSHPQTSGRMNEEPEQSQDTVCPCSAVHSRWSSNQWPSLPPPCCNVRNALVVGVEVDVLEEVVYEDTEIVQTQTMFDGCLEDHLMDSTSCYCDQLFFM; translated from the exons ATGCATCACCAAAACCAGCACTGTTCTCTCTCAGACAGACAGCGTATCTGCTGTCATAGTTTGACGAGACATCATGGAGGATTTGAATACGATTCAACTAGGCAGCAACAGAAGGAGGACACCAATGTCCCGGGGACGCAAGAATGTCCAACTGTGTGTTATTATGCAG GAGACAGTGAGCTCACCCATGCGTACATTCAGAACGAGACTGATTCCTGCTTGAGTGATTCTGGAAGTGATTTTGGAGAAATGTGCCACCAGCAGGATATCCACGATGTCCTGATGGATCCATGCCTCCAAACCTGTGCTGGTAGAGAACACAACCCTGAAGTGTCTCATCCTCAAACCAGTGGAAGAATGAATGAAGAGCCAGAACAGAGTCAAGACACCGTATGTCCATGCAGTGCTGTACATTCAAGATGGAGTAGCAACCAATGGCCATCTTTACCTCCTCCGTGTTGTAATG TAAGAAACGCATTGGTGGTGGGTGTCGAAGTGGATGTTCTAGAAGAGGTGGTCTACGAAGACACGGAAATTGTTCAAACACAGACCAT GTTTGATGGCTGCCTGGAGGATCATCTGATGGACTCCACCTCATGTTATTGTGACCAGTTGTTTTTCATGTGA